GCGCACCGCCGAAGGCGCCCATCGGCTGGCCATGAAACTGGCCATCGACATGCCCATCACCCGTGCGGTATTCGGCATTCTGCACGAAGGACTCACCCCCCTGGACGCGGTCCGGGAGCTGATGGAACGGGATCTGAAACCCGAACACAACCCACCGGACCTTTAAAATCCCATGAAAACCAAACTCGCCAAACCGGGAGGCACCCACACCCGGACACGCCCGGTGATCGGCTGGCGGGAGTGGGTCAGTCTGCCTGAGCTGGGGGTGGAACGGATCAAGACCAAAATCGATACCGGTGCTCGCACCTCGGCCCTGCACGCCCTGGACCCCTTCCTCATCACCCGGGACGGGATCCATCTGGTACGCTTTCGCCTGCATCCGATGCAACGCACCAGCAAACCGGAACTCCTGTGCGAAGCGCCGCTGGTGGACAACCGGGCGGTGGTCAACTCCGGCGGCCACTCCGAACACCGCTTCGTGATCCTGACCCGCATGATCTTGGGCGGGCGGGAACTCGACGTGGAGATCACCTTGACCGACCGGGCACCCATGGGCTTTCGCATGCTGGTGGGACGCACGGCCATTGGACGCACATTTCTGGTGGATCCCGGACGGTCGTTCCTGGTATCCCGGAACAAGACGGAGGAAAGATGAGAATCGCCATTCTGGCCAGAAATCCCGAGCTTTATTCCCACAAGCG
Above is a genomic segment from Magnetococcales bacterium containing:
- a CDS encoding ATP-dependent zinc protease, producing the protein MKTKLAKPGGTHTRTRPVIGWREWVSLPELGVERIKTKIDTGARTSALHALDPFLITRDGIHLVRFRLHPMQRTSKPELLCEAPLVDNRAVVNSGGHSEHRFVILTRMILGGRELDVEITLTDRAPMGFRMLVGRTAIGRTFLVDPGRSFLVSRNKTEER